Proteins encoded together in one Priestia aryabhattai window:
- a CDS encoding shikimate dehydrogenase — protein sequence MKSVGRINGKTQLIGLLATPIGHSLSPSMHNMAFKKLGLNYAYLAFEVGNDSLEDAIKGLRALNVKGFNVSMPNKTKILPFLDELADSAKFSGAVNTVVNDNGLLIGHSTDGMGYIRNLKEHGVDIKGKKMTLIGSGGAATPIAIQAALEGLEELTIFARHDEFYSKAVENVKIINEEMKHVSCKAKLYSLENTDRLREEIRTSDILTNGTGVGMKPLEEFSIIEDISMLRPDLIVTDVVYMPMRSKLLEQAESVGCQTINGIGMMIWQGAMAFELWTGKEMPVEYIKQQMFEPSLQY from the coding sequence ATGAAAAGCGTAGGGCGTATTAATGGTAAAACTCAGCTCATTGGCCTTTTAGCAACTCCAATTGGACATTCATTATCACCATCTATGCATAATATGGCCTTTAAAAAACTGGGATTGAATTATGCTTATTTAGCTTTTGAGGTAGGAAATGACTCGTTAGAAGATGCGATTAAAGGGCTGAGAGCGTTAAATGTTAAAGGTTTTAATGTATCGATGCCAAATAAGACAAAAATTCTCCCGTTTCTTGATGAATTAGCAGACAGCGCCAAATTTTCAGGAGCTGTAAATACAGTTGTAAACGATAATGGCCTATTAATTGGGCATAGCACAGACGGTATGGGCTACATTCGAAATTTAAAAGAGCACGGTGTAGATATCAAAGGGAAAAAAATGACTTTGATCGGTTCGGGTGGAGCAGCTACGCCTATTGCTATTCAAGCAGCCTTAGAAGGACTTGAAGAATTAACAATCTTTGCTCGTCACGATGAGTTTTATTCAAAAGCTGTAGAAAATGTAAAAATTATTAATGAAGAGATGAAGCATGTTTCATGTAAAGCAAAGCTGTATTCTCTTGAGAATACAGACAGGTTAAGAGAAGAAATTAGAACGAGCGATATTTTGACAAACGGAACGGGAGTGGGAATGAAACCGTTAGAAGAATTCAGCATTATTGAAGATATATCAATGCTACGTCCTGATTTAATTGTAACAGATGTCGTGTATATGCCTATGAGATCAAAACTGTTAGAACAAGCTGAATCAGTTGGATGTCAAACAATTAATGGAATAGGAATGATGATCTGGCAAGGGGCCATGGCGTTTGAATTGTGGACGGGAAAAGAGATGCCTGTGGAATATATTAAACAACAAATGTTTGAACCGAGCTTACAATATTAA
- a CDS encoding zinc-binding dehydrogenase, which produces MKKGGYAEYAVTTAHSISRIPDAVTFEEAAALPTAGYTANEALFRKLPMNHIKTILIHGGAGGVGGFGVQLAKNAGKTVFSTASAHNHEYVKSLGADYVIDYREESVVEKVLELTNGRGVDAVLDTVSAKNATDSLDMIAIEGI; this is translated from the coding sequence ATGAAAAAAGGCGGATATGCTGAATATGCGGTTACAACTGCTCATTCAATTTCACGCATTCCTGATGCTGTTACATTTGAAGAAGCTGCTGCTTTGCCTACTGCAGGTTACACCGCGAATGAAGCACTATTTCGTAAACTTCCAATGAATCATATTAAAACCATTTTAATTCACGGAGGAGCTGGAGGCGTAGGTGGCTTTGGTGTGCAGCTTGCTAAAAACGCTGGAAAAACCGTTTTCTCAACAGCTTCAGCACATAATCATGAATATGTGAAGTCGTTAGGAGCTGATTATGTGATTGATTATCGCGAGGAAAGCGTAGTGGAAAAAGTATTGGAGCTGACAAATGGCCGCGGCGTAGATGCTGTGCTTGACACGGTGAGCGCAAAGAACGCAACGGATTCTTTAGATATGATTGCTATAGAGGGCATTTAG
- a CDS encoding hydroxymethylglutaryl-CoA lyase codes for MNAIQKIELPEKVIICEVAPRDGFQAENEWIPTEEKISIIRQLAKTGIQSMEITSFVHPRAIPQLKDAEQVVESVQDLTNIKFRALVPNVKGAQRAINAGVKKLKLMLSATDSHSLSNANCSVAEAQKGFYPIIELAEKHNVKVGGSISAAFGCPYEGKVAIERISSIVERYRMMGVEEISLADTTGMANPQQVYRMLGFLKQNYPDIIFSMHLHNTRGMAFSNVVAALQQGVIHFDSSIIGLGGCPYAPGATGNIATEDLVHGLSEMGIHTGIDLNKLIEAAKEVKQVIGHDGGSYMLQAGPCSELHAKPKVQEKLV; via the coding sequence ATGAATGCTATTCAAAAAATAGAGTTACCGGAAAAAGTCATAATCTGTGAAGTAGCTCCAAGAGATGGATTTCAAGCTGAAAATGAGTGGATTCCTACGGAAGAAAAAATATCTATTATCCGTCAACTAGCCAAAACAGGCATTCAATCAATGGAAATTACATCTTTTGTACACCCGAGAGCCATTCCTCAGTTAAAGGATGCCGAGCAGGTCGTAGAAAGTGTTCAAGATTTAACAAATATCAAATTTCGCGCTTTAGTTCCGAATGTAAAAGGTGCACAACGAGCCATTAACGCCGGAGTGAAAAAGTTAAAGCTTATGCTTTCAGCTACAGATTCTCACAGCTTATCTAACGCAAATTGTTCTGTAGCAGAAGCCCAAAAAGGTTTTTATCCTATTATCGAATTAGCGGAAAAGCATAACGTTAAAGTGGGAGGTTCAATTTCGGCAGCTTTTGGATGTCCTTATGAAGGAAAAGTTGCTATAGAGCGCATTTCTTCTATTGTAGAACGATACAGAATGATGGGAGTCGAAGAAATTTCTTTAGCGGATACAACAGGGATGGCAAATCCTCAGCAAGTGTATCGTATGCTAGGGTTTCTTAAACAAAATTATCCCGACATTATTTTCTCCATGCATTTGCACAATACGAGAGGAATGGCATTTTCTAATGTAGTGGCTGCTCTGCAGCAGGGTGTTATTCATTTTGATAGTTCTATTATCGGTTTAGGAGGATGTCCCTATGCCCCAGGTGCCACGGGAAATATAGCTACAGAGGATCTGGTTCATGGATTAAGTGAAATGGGAATTCATACAGGTATTGATCTTAACAAGCTTATTGAAGCGGCAAAAGAGGTGAAGCAAGTAATTGGCCATGACGGTGGAAGCTATATGCTGCAAGCAGGTCCTTGTTCAGAACTTCATGCTAAGCCAAAGGTTCAAGAGAAGTTAGTATAA
- a CDS encoding CaiB/BaiF CoA transferase family protein, with amino-acid sequence MLTKNYGPLTGVQILDISTMIAAPFGATLLADLGAEVTKIELPGKGDTLRTVGPWKGTEPLRWPGLARNKKSVTLDIRSEEGAEIFKKLISQVDVLIENFRPGTLEKWNLGYEELKKVNPKLVMVRVSGYGQTGPYREKAGFGTPGTAFSGHTYLQGYSDRPPVSPSYSLLDYVTGIYTAFACVSAIYHRDVHEQPEGQVVEMGLYESIFRMMEFLIAEYDQNGKVRERSPGLAGHSSPAGTYETKDGKFVVLVCSTDSTFDRLAEAMERRDMLKDPRYYTNVERLKHDHEVQEIVSNWIKGFTQDELQEKLDSFGVPVSPIYSIEDIFNDPQYRERENIVEVEHPRLGKIKIPGVVPKFSHTPGAIRHRAPELGEHNEEILGRKLGLSSEELAALKEKGVI; translated from the coding sequence GTGTTAACCAAAAATTACGGACCTTTAACAGGAGTCCAAATACTAGATATCTCTACTATGATTGCTGCTCCTTTTGGAGCTACTCTGCTAGCGGACTTAGGAGCGGAAGTAACCAAAATTGAGCTTCCGGGAAAAGGAGATACGCTTCGGACCGTAGGGCCTTGGAAAGGGACTGAGCCTTTAAGATGGCCGGGACTAGCTCGCAATAAAAAGTCTGTTACACTGGACATTCGATCAGAAGAAGGAGCAGAGATTTTCAAAAAGCTAATTAGTCAAGTAGATGTTTTAATTGAAAATTTTCGCCCGGGTACACTGGAAAAATGGAACTTAGGATATGAAGAGCTTAAAAAAGTTAACCCTAAGCTAGTAATGGTGCGCGTATCAGGTTATGGACAAACAGGCCCTTATCGAGAAAAAGCTGGATTCGGTACACCAGGCACAGCATTTAGTGGACATACTTATTTGCAGGGGTATTCGGATCGTCCGCCAGTCAGTCCTTCTTACTCTTTACTAGATTATGTAACTGGCATATATACTGCGTTCGCTTGTGTAAGCGCTATCTACCATAGAGATGTACACGAGCAGCCGGAAGGTCAAGTAGTAGAAATGGGATTATATGAATCTATTTTTCGAATGATGGAATTTTTAATCGCTGAATATGATCAAAACGGCAAAGTAAGAGAGAGAAGTCCTGGACTTGCAGGTCATTCAAGCCCTGCAGGCACATATGAAACAAAAGACGGAAAATTTGTTGTATTGGTATGCAGTACAGACTCTACCTTTGATCGTCTAGCAGAAGCAATGGAAAGGAGAGATATGTTAAAGGACCCGCGATACTATACAAATGTAGAACGTCTAAAGCACGATCATGAAGTTCAGGAAATTGTGTCAAATTGGATTAAGGGCTTCACTCAAGATGAGCTGCAGGAAAAGTTAGATTCATTTGGTGTACCTGTTAGCCCTATCTACAGCATTGAAGATATATTTAATGATCCTCAGTATAGAGAGCGAGAAAACATTGTAGAAGTAGAGCATCCCCGTTTAGGAAAAATTAAGATTCCAGGAGTAGTACCAAAGTTTTCACATACACCGGGAGCCATTCGTCATCGTGCGCCTGAATTGGGAGAACACAATGAAGAAATTCTAGGCCGAAAACTTGGATTATCAAGTGAAGAATTAGCGGCGTTGAAAGAAAAGGGGGTTATTTAA
- the atzF gene encoding allophanate hydrolase, translated as MKTVSLPKTFSIQWLRDMYIKKELTPEDVVHQILTRVEADKDMNIWITPPTLGELKPYLDRLVTLSPEALPLWGIPFAIKDNIDVAHIPTTAGCKEYTYIPSEHATVVQRLIDAGAVPLGKTNLDQFATGLVGTRSPYGETHNALKSELISGGSSSGSAVSVARGHAAFSLGTDTAGSGRVPAGLNRLIGYKPSLGAWPSIGVVPACKSLDCVTAFAHEWNDVLLVDSLIRGIDDRDPWSRSVVRASSALPRKICMVKEPLSFYGPFAEQYEEAWKQAVKKIEDLSIPIQYIEGSYLSEAAALLYDGPYVAERWADLGEFITSHEETAFPVTEQVLRSGAKSEYDAATLFQASHKLQSFKHKAYHQLKNAVLVMPTAGGTWTREQVRENPIDTNSDMGRFTNHCNLLDLCAVSLPSQDAGLDLPFGISFFSTFDGEQFICGLSELFLNGEQTVSSQKDTTLIAVCGLHMRGFSLEPQMLEHGASFVRKDQTAPCYQLFKLPTSPAKPGLLRAHQQGEKIEVEIWEMPLSLLGSFADSIPSPLGLGKITLQDGSEVAGFLCEAHATEDAEDITSYRSWRALSNY; from the coding sequence ATGAAAACAGTGAGCTTGCCTAAAACATTTTCGATTCAATGGTTACGCGATATGTATATCAAAAAAGAATTAACTCCGGAAGATGTGGTTCATCAAATTCTTACACGTGTAGAAGCTGACAAAGACATGAACATATGGATTACCCCTCCTACACTTGGCGAGTTAAAACCTTATCTTGATCGCTTAGTCACGCTAAGCCCTGAAGCGTTACCATTGTGGGGAATTCCATTCGCCATTAAAGACAATATCGATGTAGCACATATACCTACAACAGCCGGATGTAAAGAATATACGTATATCCCTTCTGAACATGCTACGGTTGTTCAACGCCTTATTGATGCAGGTGCTGTCCCTCTTGGAAAGACCAACTTGGATCAATTTGCTACAGGACTTGTCGGTACACGAAGCCCTTACGGCGAAACACACAACGCATTAAAGTCAGAGCTCATTAGCGGCGGATCGAGCTCAGGATCAGCTGTATCCGTAGCTCGCGGGCATGCTGCTTTTTCTTTAGGCACCGATACAGCTGGTTCAGGACGCGTTCCAGCAGGTTTAAACCGTTTAATTGGCTATAAACCTTCCCTCGGAGCGTGGCCATCTATCGGTGTAGTTCCGGCGTGTAAAAGTTTAGACTGCGTCACTGCTTTTGCTCATGAATGGAATGACGTACTGCTAGTGGATTCTCTTATTAGAGGAATAGACGATCGGGATCCATGGTCACGCTCTGTTGTTCGTGCTTCTTCGGCTCTTCCTAGAAAAATTTGCATGGTAAAAGAACCGCTTTCATTTTACGGGCCGTTTGCTGAACAATACGAAGAAGCGTGGAAACAAGCAGTGAAAAAGATTGAAGATTTATCTATTCCAATTCAATACATTGAAGGCTCGTATTTAAGTGAAGCAGCTGCTTTATTATATGACGGCCCTTACGTAGCCGAGCGCTGGGCTGATTTAGGGGAATTTATCACTTCTCATGAAGAAACAGCATTTCCTGTAACCGAGCAAGTGCTTCGTTCAGGAGCTAAATCAGAATATGATGCTGCTACCTTATTTCAAGCTTCACATAAGCTTCAATCATTTAAACACAAAGCATATCACCAGCTTAAAAATGCTGTTCTTGTTATGCCAACAGCTGGCGGAACGTGGACGCGGGAACAAGTAAGAGAAAATCCAATTGATACAAACAGTGACATGGGGCGTTTTACAAACCATTGTAACTTACTCGATTTATGTGCTGTATCTCTTCCATCTCAAGATGCAGGCCTTGATTTACCGTTCGGCATTTCGTTTTTCTCTACATTTGACGGTGAACAATTCATTTGCGGACTCAGCGAATTGTTTTTAAATGGGGAACAAACGGTGAGTTCACAAAAAGATACAACATTAATAGCAGTTTGCGGTTTGCATATGCGCGGGTTTTCACTTGAACCTCAAATGCTTGAACACGGAGCTTCATTTGTACGAAAAGACCAAACCGCTCCTTGTTACCAACTTTTTAAGCTTCCTACTTCTCCAGCAAAACCGGGGCTGTTGCGAGCACATCAACAAGGAGAAAAAATTGAAGTTGAAATTTGGGAAATGCCTTTATCATTACTCGGCTCTTTTGCCGATTCTATCCCTTCTCCTCTTGGACTAGGCAAAATCACTCTTCAAGACGGCAGTGAAGTAGCAGGTTTTCTTTGTGAAGCTCATGCGACAGAAGATGCGGAGGATATTACGTCTTATAGAAGCTGGCGGGCTCTCTCAAATTACTAA
- a CDS encoding sugar phosphate isomerase/epimerase family protein, whose product MSNQFSLAYLTVLGCSPPEMTYMAAKAGYDFVSLRPIYMGLPGEPNYALAENKQLMRETKSAMSETGVKLLDIELARIYEGADLKRYLPAMEAAAELGGRHVLSSIWTDDRNFGIECFAELCDLAKPFGLTIELEFVPIASVYNLKGALDFLHTANRENAGLMIDIHHFHRSGDKVEDLDQVPCEWFRYLHLCNASAEIPVSKEEMTRVLREERLYLNEEGIDVASIVNRIPQVPYSIELPHVKRANELGYEEFARQCLQTAKQYLDKHPRNKYVSHDTMGQDQLRFHSTR is encoded by the coding sequence ATGTCCAATCAATTTTCCCTTGCTTATCTTACTGTTCTTGGATGTTCACCACCTGAAATGACGTACATGGCTGCGAAGGCAGGATATGATTTTGTTAGCTTGAGGCCTATTTACATGGGGTTGCCTGGAGAGCCTAATTATGCGTTAGCTGAAAATAAGCAGCTGATGCGAGAAACAAAATCCGCTATGTCAGAAACAGGAGTGAAGCTTCTCGATATAGAGTTAGCACGTATCTATGAAGGAGCTGATCTAAAACGTTACTTACCTGCAATGGAAGCAGCTGCTGAACTTGGAGGACGTCACGTCCTTAGTAGCATTTGGACTGATGATCGCAATTTTGGTATTGAATGTTTTGCTGAACTCTGTGATCTAGCTAAGCCTTTTGGTTTAACCATTGAATTAGAATTTGTTCCTATTGCGAGCGTATACAACCTTAAAGGAGCACTGGATTTTCTTCATACAGCTAACCGCGAAAATGCAGGTCTTATGATTGATATTCACCATTTTCATCGATCAGGAGATAAGGTGGAAGATTTGGATCAAGTACCTTGTGAGTGGTTTCGCTACCTTCATCTTTGCAACGCTTCTGCGGAAATTCCTGTTTCAAAGGAAGAGATGACTCGAGTTCTTAGGGAAGAACGATTGTATTTAAATGAAGAAGGTATTGACGTTGCTAGTATTGTGAATCGTATCCCGCAAGTTCCTTATTCCATAGAATTGCCACATGTGAAACGTGCCAACGAATTAGGATATGAAGAGTTTGCGCGCCAGTGTTTACAAACTGCTAAACAATACTTAGATAAACATCCGCGCAACAAGTATGTTTCTCATGACACTATGGGACAAGATCAGCTGCGTTTTCATTCTACACGATAG
- a CDS encoding MFS transporter produces the protein MKKHRWSIVFLIAVGVIVNYFDRINMSIAMPLLQKEFNLTAGQMGIFLSAFAWSYALLQLPIGPLLDKIGVKWVTRVATVIWTVACLLTAAANGWGLIILSRVLLGVGEAPFFPSAAKAVSHWVPRQERGKAIAAYDSQSKLSNAIGAPILALIVTEWGWRGGFLATAILSFIYAVVYWIWYREPHEDERLTKEEYDYIVQGGSQSSEEAKGSAMENIRYLLTKRKVWAVFIGFAAYGYSWFLFLTWLPGYLATEMNMSILKSGWYSAIPWIVGTITEVVIGGWLVDRLINKGYDRTRVSKFFLVIGMVCGLSIIGAAFTHSANIAVFWISTALGGLVVTSAVAYSIPTFIAPKGTVGTLTGLLTFGNNSMAIVAPITTGFIVQATGSFMYAFLLAAAFLVIGILSYTFLLTDLEPIESKESTLLEEKELTLEK, from the coding sequence ATGAAAAAACATCGTTGGTCGATTGTATTCTTGATTGCGGTTGGTGTAATTGTAAACTATTTTGATCGAATCAATATGTCCATTGCTATGCCATTGTTACAAAAAGAATTTAATTTGACAGCAGGGCAGATGGGGATTTTCCTATCAGCATTTGCATGGTCTTACGCTTTACTTCAACTTCCTATAGGGCCTTTGCTAGATAAAATAGGCGTAAAATGGGTAACGCGTGTAGCTACCGTGATATGGACAGTAGCTTGTCTTTTAACTGCAGCAGCAAATGGATGGGGTTTAATTATTTTATCTCGGGTGCTGTTAGGAGTTGGGGAAGCACCATTCTTTCCATCTGCTGCCAAAGCAGTTAGCCATTGGGTTCCTCGTCAGGAGCGCGGAAAAGCTATCGCAGCTTATGATTCTCAGTCCAAACTTTCCAACGCCATCGGCGCGCCTATATTAGCCCTAATTGTAACAGAGTGGGGCTGGCGAGGCGGTTTCTTAGCAACCGCTATTCTTAGTTTCATATATGCTGTCGTCTATTGGATCTGGTATCGTGAACCTCATGAAGATGAGCGTTTGACGAAAGAAGAATATGACTACATTGTTCAAGGCGGTTCTCAAAGTTCAGAAGAAGCTAAAGGCAGTGCAATGGAGAACATTAGATATTTGCTAACTAAAAGAAAAGTTTGGGCAGTATTCATTGGGTTTGCGGCATACGGCTATTCATGGTTTTTGTTCTTGACTTGGCTTCCTGGATATTTAGCAACAGAAATGAACATGTCTATCTTAAAATCAGGCTGGTATTCTGCTATACCTTGGATTGTAGGTACCATTACTGAAGTGGTAATTGGCGGCTGGCTTGTTGATCGTCTCATTAACAAAGGGTATGATCGGACACGTGTTAGCAAATTTTTTCTAGTAATAGGTATGGTATGTGGTTTATCAATTATTGGCGCAGCGTTTACTCACAGTGCAAACATAGCTGTGTTTTGGATTTCAACAGCACTTGGAGGTCTTGTTGTCACATCTGCTGTTGCCTACAGCATTCCTACATTTATTGCACCAAAAGGAACGGTGGGAACATTAACGGGACTTTTAACATTTGGAAATAATTCAATGGCTATTGTTGCGCCAATTACGACTGGGTTTATTGTTCAGGCAACGGGTTCATTTATGTATGCTTTCCTTTTAGCAGCTGCTTTTTTGGTTATTGGAATTTTAAGCTATACGTTCTTATTAACAGATCTAGAGCCAATTGAAAGCAAAGAGTCTACCCTATTAGAGGAAAAGGAGTTAACTTTAGAAAAATAA
- a CDS encoding DedA family protein — protein MQGFIDFVQNLGIVGIFIATAIEAAAIPFPCTLSILLIGSVLQLSIWKILIVSAVNTVIYIAFNYIPFVMGYRFESITKRWFGEKNIKRAQKWFHKYGKWSITISRPISIANYITYLAGLSKIKSRDFFLYSTLGIFPWFVFLLYVGGLGDIEKIQKYLHDVDRLVFVILIVGVMVGAGWWMKKRKESHTQK, from the coding sequence GTGCAAGGGTTTATTGATTTTGTACAAAATTTAGGCATAGTGGGCATCTTTATTGCTACAGCAATCGAAGCTGCAGCAATTCCTTTTCCGTGTACGTTATCGATCTTGCTTATTGGCTCGGTGCTGCAGCTTTCAATATGGAAAATCCTTATTGTTTCAGCTGTCAATACCGTTATTTATATCGCATTCAACTATATTCCGTTCGTTATGGGATATAGGTTTGAATCTATTACCAAGCGCTGGTTTGGTGAAAAAAATATAAAGCGTGCTCAAAAGTGGTTTCATAAATATGGAAAATGGAGTATTACGATTTCTCGTCCCATCAGTATCGCAAACTATATAACCTATTTAGCAGGTCTTAGTAAAATAAAATCCAGGGACTTTTTTTTATACAGCACCCTGGGCATTTTTCCATGGTTTGTTTTTTTGCTCTATGTAGGAGGACTTGGAGATATTGAAAAAATCCAAAAATATTTGCATGATGTTGATCGTTTAGTATTTGTTATCCTTATAGTCGGAGTAATGGTTGGTGCAGGCTGGTGGATGAAAAAGAGAAAAGAAAGCCATACTCAAAAATAG
- a CDS encoding zinc-binding dehydrogenase gives MLSYHEVALNAAHHIDDMIAQADLAKMGDELLALVTEKKVAPMIERIISLKEVPSALEELSRRHVKGKIIAKIK, from the coding sequence GTGCTTTCTTATCATGAAGTAGCTTTAAATGCTGCGCACCATATTGATGACATGATTGCGCAAGCGGATTTAGCAAAAATGGGTGATGAGCTTTTAGCATTAGTAACAGAGAAAAAAGTAGCTCCGATGATTGAGCGCATCATCTCGTTAAAAGAGGTGCCAAGTGCATTAGAAGAGCTCTCAAGACGCCATGTGAAAGGGAAAATTATTGCTAAAATTAAATAA